The Bacteriovorax sp. Seq25_V genome contains the following window.
TGGACAGAGGTTGAACAGGCTTCATTAGCAGGTGCTCGCCAAACTTTAGAAAGAGCACAAGTGAGCAGCGACTTAATCGACGACTTTGAAATTTTCCATCTCGCACTCGGTGATGAAATATCAAAACAAATTAAAATTCAAGGAGGCGCCAGAACTGGAGCCGCACCAGAGAACCGTCTCTTACTCCCTCTTTTAAACTGGGAGAATAATCCAATTACAAAAGACTTGTCATCTGAAGAACTTCAAAAGATAAAAACTTCTCAACAAGAATATATTAACGAAGTGATGAGTCTAATTAAAGATCGAGATGTATCAGAGGTAACTAAAGAAGATCTTGAAAAAATTAGGATAGCTATAGCTAAATTTGCTTATAATATTAATCTTTCGAAATCATATGATGATTTCATTAAGAACTCATCACAGAGAGCGAATAGTTTCCGTTATACCAAACTTCCTGAGCTTGAAAGTATCTTCACCAAGATTGATGATAAAGAAGGTATTCCTGTATACAAATTTAAAAGTGGAAGAAGTGGTACTTATAAAAACTATATTAGTAATACAGTCGAGATCCTTTTTAGAGATATTGGAAAAACAGGACATATCGAGGTTAGAATTGGGAATAAGTTTTATAGCGTAAATAATATTGCCAGCACGACAGTTTCATCGTCCATCAATCGCCCAACAGGCTCAAAGGGAAGAGTTTATCTCTTTGATAGAAACAAAATTGCGCTCTTCCAAGAGAGAATTGAGAAGTATTTTAAGTCCATTGAAAGGAACAACTTCCCACCATTTGATATGTACGGAGCACTAGAAAAAGTAGAAGTTGTCTCTGGAGGATTCAAGATGGTTGATTCAAAAAATAGGTTTAAAATTAAGGCTGAAATAAGAGAAATTGATGGCGAGAGATTCTTTGTTTCTCCTGACGAGTCAATTGTAACAAAAGTTATCACAAAGGATGGACAAGACTATATTCAAACAACAAATTGTACACGCGTTGTTAGTGATGTCTTTAGAGAGATTCTTGATTTTGATTTTGGAACTTATAACTCTGCCAAGTCTTTGGATAAAGCATTTCAAAATGGTAGCGTCAAGTTAAGACCTGATGCTGAATTCATTTATTAATTTATCGACTTTACTCGCAAAGATAAAATCACTTTCAACAAGGTCATCAATTTTGTGCGTCCACATTTTGATGGCCAATCGGCCATATGAAATCTCTAAATCGGGATGATGCCACTGCTCATCTGCAAGCATTGCAATTTGATTTGCAAGCTCCATTGGTGATTTAAAATCTTTAAATTTTATCTCTAAGAAAATTTTCTTATCATCATCAATGAGCTTCCACTCGGGATTAAGTTCAGTGAGAAGTTTGTACTTATCCTCCTTACGCAAAGGAGGTACTCCACCTTTACATGGAATACAATTTTTTTGTGATAAGCTCATATTCCCTCCTACTGGCAGAATGAATCAATTTTATCAGTTCTATTATACGCCTTTTTATCAAAGTCATATATATATGAACTCGTCCAATCAAAACAATGAATTGGCTTCGCAAAATCTATATCTTCTGGAGAAGAAACAATCGGAATATCTGATGTCTTATAGATGCATGTCTTAAAGGCAAGACTAACATTCTTTGCATAGTCCTTATCTGCAGATGCTAATGCCGGGTAATCCGAAACATATAGTCTAGGATAGCTTGGTGCTTCATTAAAATAGTAGTGCTCACCATTTTTAGAGAATGATTTTTTATTATCATTCCAGCGATAATATCCATGACGATTCTTAGTCGCATCAAAGCTATTGTAAAGAGGGTCTACATCAATTGAATCAATCACCCACTCTGGATGATCAAATTTCTGATAGCTCCCATAGAACTCACGTGAAATATTTTTAAGATTAGTAAAAGAGCCATCCTGGTTTTTATAGCGTGTATATGAGCACCCCTTAATAAATTGAACAACACCATATGATTCAAGATCACTCACACGATCTGTTTCATAAGCAATATGAGCACTCGTTCCGTACATCTTATCTGAACCAAAAGTTGTAATATAATCCTTAACAAGGATATTGAATTTTTTAAGATCACAGCTATTCGTTTTTTTACAATTACGATTCTTGTAGGTTTCATCCATAATTGTTTTCTTTGTAACTCCTGCGTAAGAAGAGCTTATCAGTAGAAGTGGTAAAATAAGTTTCAAAGGAACCTCCATTTAATGGAGGGAAAGTACATCATTTTTAATCATCAATGTTATTTCTTGAAATCTTTACACATCGCGTCAGTGTCGTAAGTTTTTATGATAATATTTTGAAAATTTTATCCAAGGTCAAAGAGAATGATTAAAAAATCAATATTATCAATAGCTTGCCTAACTACCTTTGCAACTCCTTATAACATGCAGGCCATAATCGATGGGAATAAGAAGATTATTGATGACTTTAGTTTTCTCTCTAAGGAGAAGATTAACCATCAGGCCAGCATCGCGATTATTGGAGATTATGTTCACCCAGAGGCCTTTGATACCATCAAGACAAACGACCTTGAAATTCCTAATAACGGTATCGATGATGATCACAATGGTTATATTGATGATTACTATGGAATGGATTTTGAGGTTGGACATGGAAGAACATCCGCACCCATTTTATCGGGTCATGAAAATGGAATCGTTTCAACTATTGATGCCATCGTTAATCATTATAATATTCAAAATAAGATTTCGGTCATTCCGATTAATATTACCATGCATAGACTTAACTTCGATGAACTCTATATAAAAAAACTTGCTGATGCAATTGATTATGCAAGAATTAGAGGGGCCTCTGTTATTTCGATGTCTTTAGGCGTTTCTAATGCCTATCGATCATTTTTTAAATTTATCGATAATGATTATGAAAAGTCTTTCAAGTATCTACAAGATGCGATTGATCGTGCAGTTGAAGAAGATATTCTTCTACTTTCGGCCAGTTCAAATAATTCAGGAAGAGATCACATTCTTGATCCAGAAGTACCAACAAACAATAAGGGAGTCATCTCTGTTGCCAATGTTGATTACAGTGGAAAAATTCAAAGTGCCTACGGCGAAAATATAACGACAGCTTATTTTGGTACAGGAATCTATGTATGGGGTGGCGAGAAAGAAGGTGACCTCAAGCAAAAAGGCAGCTCTTATGCGACTCCCCTCGTTGCACTTTCGCTAACGATCGCCAAGGCGCAAAATCCGAAGTTGGCCTATGGTACTAAGTTACTAAATAAGATTAAGCGCGCCTGTCAGGCAAAAATCAAGGCAAAGAAGAATGTTGCTTCAAAATGTATTTTCTCTCCTAAGCTATAACCTACTGAATAGACGTAAGTAGGAAGATCAGACAAAGTAAGATTGGAGCTTTATGATAAAATAGGTTTATTTTTAACCTATTTTAATGTATAAGCATCTAAACTACTGTATTTACGAAAATTTGCTTATATCCACTCTGAAGGAGAACGCGCTTGTTAAAAGTGAATAAAAAAGTTGAGTATGCGCTAATGGCCCTTAAATTTATGGACCAGAGGCAAAATTGCAACGAAACAAAACTTACAACTGCTCGTGAGATTTGTGATCACTTTAAAACACCATTTGATACGGTTGCAAAAGTAATGCAATCACTCAACGCACACGATATTTTAAGCTCAGTTAAGGGAATTAAGGGTGGGTATGAATTGAAAGTTGATCTTTCAAATCTAACATATAAGCAAATTGAAAATATCATTGAGGGTAAAGATGTTCAGCATTTTTGCCAGGGCAAGAAGGGACTTTGTGACTTGTATAGTACTTGTAACATCATTGGACCTGTAGAAAAACTCAATGCACACGTAAATAGTTTTCTTGAAAATTTAACACTTAGAGAATTACTAGAAGATAATGGAGAACACCACAATGAGCGAAACTGAATTTCCAAGCAGTGAATATAAGTATGGTTTCTATACTGATATTGAAACTGAAGAGTTTCCAAAAGGTCTCAATGAAGACGTCATCAGACTTATTTCTGCAAAGAAAGAAGAGCCTGAATGGTTATTAGAGTATCGTCTTAAGGCGTTTGCACTTTGGAAGACGATGACTCCTCCAAATTGGGCAAAATTAGAGATCCCTGAAATAGACTTCAATGACCTCTACTATTATGCCGCTCCAAAAAAGAAAGAAACACCAAAGAGTCTTGATGAAATTGATCCGGACCTCTTAGCGACATTTGAAAAACTCGGGATACCTCTTGGGGAACAAAAGAGAATCACAGGAGTTGCGGTAGATGCAGTATTTGACTCCGTATCTGTAGCGACGACTTACAAAGAAGATCTCGCAAAAGTTGGAGTAATCTTTTGCTCTATTTCAGAAGCAGTAAAAGAATATCCAGATCTAGTTAAAAAATATCTTGGAACTGTTGTTCCTGTTGCAGACAACTTCTATGCTGCACTTAACTCAGCAGTTTTTTCTGATGGATCATTCGTTTACATTCCTAAGGGTGTAACTTGTCCACTAGACCTTTCAACATACTTTAGAATTAATGCGAAAGATACGGGTCAGTTTGAAAGAACACTTATCATCGCAGACGAAGGAAGTTACGTTAATTATCTTGAAGGTTGTACAGCTCCACAAAGAGATGAGAACCAACTTCATGCGGCCATTGTTGAGCTTGTTGCGCTTGATGACGCTGAAATCAAGTACTCGACTGTGCAAAACTGGTACGCGGGAGACAAAGAAGGAAAAGGCGGAATTTATAACTTCGTTACGAAACGTGGAATGTGTGAAGGAAGAAACTCAAAAATTTCGTGGACACAAGTTGAAGCTGGCTCTGCTATTACGTGGAAATATCCAAGCTGTATTCTAAAAGGTGAAAACTCACAAGGAGCTTTCTACTCAGTAGCGCTTACAAATAACAAGATGCAGGCCGATACTGGAACAAAAATGATCCATATTGGAAAGAACACAAAATCAACAATTATCTCAAAAGGGATCTCTGCTGACCAATCTGAAAATAACTACCGTGGACAAGTAAAGATCATGCCATCAGCAACAGGTGCTAGAAACTATTCTCAGTGTGATTCGATGCTAGTTGGAAGTACATGCTCAGCAAATACATTTCCGTATATTGATGTAAAAAACAATACAGCTGTAGTCGAGCACGAGGCTTCAACTTCGAAAATTAGTGCGGACCAACTTTTCTACCTGCAGCAGCGTGGAATGGACATGGAGAAATGTATCTCGATGATCGTAAATGGATTTTGCAGTGATGTTTTCAAAGAACTTCCACTTGAGTTCTCTGTTGAAGCTGTAAAATTAATTGAAATGAAATTAGAAAATTCTATTGGATAATAAGGGCAAATAAAATGGCAAATTTAATTGAAGTTAAAAACCTACATGCAAAAGTCTCAGACGAAAATGGTGTAGAAAAAGAAATTTTAAAAGGAATTAACTTAGAAATCAAAGCTGGAGAAGTTCACGCGATCATGGGACCAAACGGTTCAGGAAAGAGTACTCTTTCCAAAGTAATTGCAGGACATCCATCATTTGAAGTTATATCGGGAGAAGTTAACTATAATATCAATGGAAAGCTCACTAACCTTCTTGACCTTGAAGCCGATGAAAGAGCAAAAAATGGAATCTTTCTTGGCTTTCAATACCCTATCGAGATTCCAGGTGTAACGAACTTTAACTTCCTTCATGAAGCATTCAATGAAGTATCAAAATCTCAAGGTGCTGGAGAGATGGATGAGAAAGCATTCAGAGAGTTTCTTGCACCAAAACTAGAACTTCTAGAAATGAGAGAGGAATTTCTATCACGTCCAGTTAACACAGGTTTTTCTGGAGGAGAAAAGAAAAAGAATGAAATTCTTCAAATGGCAGTATTAAATCCAAGACTGGCCCTGCTTGATGAAACAGATTCTGGTCTAGATATCGACGCTCTTAAAATTGTATCAAAAGGTGTTAATGCACTTAAGTCAAGATTCAATGCTGTTGTTCTCGTAACTCACTATCAAAGACTTCTTGACTATATTGTCCCAGACCATGTTCACGTTTTATACCAAGGACAAATTATTAAGTCAGGAGGCAAAGAGCTAGCTCTTGAGCTAGAAGAAAAAGGTTACGACTGGTTAATTAAACAATAAGAAATCGAGACTAAAATGAATATTGAAGAAACTTCAAAACAATATATCGAAGACCTCCAAGCAGTTGCAGGTTCGACACTTCAAATTGAAGCACTAGAACTATTTAAGAAAAGAGGCCTACCGACAACAAAGCAAGAGGACTGGCTATACACAAAGCTTTCTGATGTTCTACCGTCAAAGTTTGAAATTTGTAATCAACCAGGTGAGCTTGAGAATGTAAAAGTTGCTGGAAAGTATCAGATTGTTTTTGTTAATGGAGTCTACAACCAAGAAGAGTCTTTCTTCCCAGAAGATTTAATCATCGAAAACACAAGTGCAAATGATATTGATTCAAAAGATTGCATAGATGATGAAAAAGATACTTTTGCAATGTTAAACGGCGCTGCGACGACAAAGATTTTAAACATTACTGTTCCTAAGAACGTGATTCTCGATGATGTAGTAAGTATTGTTCACCTTAGTAATTTTGAAAATTCTTTTGCTACACCCAGAGTTCACATCACATGCGAGAGATTTTCAAATTCAAATTTCGTAGAAATATTTAAGGGACGTGACGGTTTAAAATACAACAACCTTTCAGTAACAAACTTCAAATTAGAAGACGGTGCGATTACAACACACACAAAGGTACAAACAGAAGGAAATAGTGCATTTCACTTTTCAAGTGTTAATGCAGAGATGGCCAAAGATTCAAGCTTTAACTCATTCACATTTACTACGGGTGCAAAGAAATCAAGAAATAATATCGATGTAAGACTAAAAGGAACAGGAGCGACAGCTTCAGTTGATGGACTTTACGCACTTCGTGGTGCACAACACTGTGATAATTTCTCACTAATTGAACATATTGAAGCTCATACAGAAAGCTCTCAACTTTTCAAAGGAATCCTTGACGATTCTTCTCGTGGAGTATTCACCGGAAAAGTTCTTATTTGTAGAGATGCCCAAAAAGTTAACTCAGAACAATTAAATAAGAATCTGCTTCTATCTAAAAAGGCACATGCTGACACTAGACCACAACTTGAAGTTTATGCAGATGACGTTAAATGTGCCCACGGTGCGACTGTTGGTCAAATGAGTGACGAAGAAGCTTTCTATCTAATGTCACGTGGACTTTCTCGTGATCGAGTACAAAAGCTACTCATCCACGCTTTC
Protein-coding sequences here:
- a CDS encoding 4a-hydroxytetrahydrobiopterin dehydratase translates to MSLSQKNCIPCKGGVPPLRKEDKYKLLTELNPEWKLIDDDKKIFLEIKFKDFKSPMELANQIAMLADEQWHHPDLEISYGRLAIKMWTHKIDDLVESDFIFASKVDKLINEFSIRS
- a CDS encoding S8 family serine peptidase, giving the protein MIKKSILSIACLTTFATPYNMQAIIDGNKKIIDDFSFLSKEKINHQASIAIIGDYVHPEAFDTIKTNDLEIPNNGIDDDHNGYIDDYYGMDFEVGHGRTSAPILSGHENGIVSTIDAIVNHYNIQNKISVIPINITMHRLNFDELYIKKLADAIDYARIRGASVISMSLGVSNAYRSFFKFIDNDYEKSFKYLQDAIDRAVEEDILLLSASSNNSGRDHILDPEVPTNNKGVISVANVDYSGKIQSAYGENITTAYFGTGIYVWGGEKEGDLKQKGSSYATPLVALSLTIAKAQNPKLAYGTKLLNKIKRACQAKIKAKKNVASKCIFSPKL
- a CDS encoding Rrf2 family transcriptional regulator, with product MNKKVEYALMALKFMDQRQNCNETKLTTAREICDHFKTPFDTVAKVMQSLNAHDILSSVKGIKGGYELKVDLSNLTYKQIENIIEGKDVQHFCQGKKGLCDLYSTCNIIGPVEKLNAHVNSFLENLTLRELLEDNGEHHNERN
- the sufB gene encoding Fe-S cluster assembly protein SufB → MSETEFPSSEYKYGFYTDIETEEFPKGLNEDVIRLISAKKEEPEWLLEYRLKAFALWKTMTPPNWAKLEIPEIDFNDLYYYAAPKKKETPKSLDEIDPDLLATFEKLGIPLGEQKRITGVAVDAVFDSVSVATTYKEDLAKVGVIFCSISEAVKEYPDLVKKYLGTVVPVADNFYAALNSAVFSDGSFVYIPKGVTCPLDLSTYFRINAKDTGQFERTLIIADEGSYVNYLEGCTAPQRDENQLHAAIVELVALDDAEIKYSTVQNWYAGDKEGKGGIYNFVTKRGMCEGRNSKISWTQVEAGSAITWKYPSCILKGENSQGAFYSVALTNNKMQADTGTKMIHIGKNTKSTIISKGISADQSENNYRGQVKIMPSATGARNYSQCDSMLVGSTCSANTFPYIDVKNNTAVVEHEASTSKISADQLFYLQQRGMDMEKCISMIVNGFCSDVFKELPLEFSVEAVKLIEMKLENSIG
- the sufC gene encoding Fe-S cluster assembly ATPase SufC → MANLIEVKNLHAKVSDENGVEKEILKGINLEIKAGEVHAIMGPNGSGKSTLSKVIAGHPSFEVISGEVNYNINGKLTNLLDLEADERAKNGIFLGFQYPIEIPGVTNFNFLHEAFNEVSKSQGAGEMDEKAFREFLAPKLELLEMREEFLSRPVNTGFSGGEKKKNEILQMAVLNPRLALLDETDSGLDIDALKIVSKGVNALKSRFNAVVLVTHYQRLLDYIVPDHVHVLYQGQIIKSGGKELALELEEKGYDWLIKQ
- the sufD gene encoding Fe-S cluster assembly protein SufD; translation: MNIEETSKQYIEDLQAVAGSTLQIEALELFKKRGLPTTKQEDWLYTKLSDVLPSKFEICNQPGELENVKVAGKYQIVFVNGVYNQEESFFPEDLIIENTSANDIDSKDCIDDEKDTFAMLNGAATTKILNITVPKNVILDDVVSIVHLSNFENSFATPRVHITCERFSNSNFVEIFKGRDGLKYNNLSVTNFKLEDGAITTHTKVQTEGNSAFHFSSVNAEMAKDSSFNSFTFTTGAKKSRNNIDVRLKGTGATASVDGLYALRGAQHCDNFSLIEHIEAHTESSQLFKGILDDSSRGVFTGKVLICRDAQKVNSEQLNKNLLLSKKAHADTRPQLEVYADDVKCAHGATVGQMSDEEAFYLMSRGLSRDRVQKLLIHAFCADAISKIGNDQIEKFLSEVLFESFEKDTFKHMEEV